Within the Arachis duranensis cultivar V14167 chromosome 10, aradu.V14167.gnm2.J7QH, whole genome shotgun sequence genome, the region NNNNNNNNNNNNNNNNNNNNNNNNNNNNNNNNNNNNNNNNNNNNNNNNNNNNNNNNNNNNNNNNNNNNNNNNNNNNNNNNNNNNNNNNNNNNNNNNNNNNNNNNNNNNNNNNNNNNNNNNNNNNNNNNNNNNNNNNNNNNNNNNNNNNNNNNNNNNNNNNNNNNNNNNNNNNNNNNNNNNNNNNNNNNNNNNNNNNNNNNNNNNNNNNNNNNNNNNNNNNNNNNNNNNNNNNNNNNNNNNNNNNNNNNNNNNNNNNNNNNNNNNNNNNNNNNNNNNNNNNNNNNNNNNNNNNNNNNNNNNNNNNNNNNNNNNNNNNNNNNNNNNNNNNNNNNNNNNNNNNNNNNNNNNNNNNNNNNNNNNNNNNNNNNNNNNNNNNNNNNNNNNNNNNNNNNNNNNNNNNNNNNNNNNNNNNNNNNNNNNNNNNNNNNNNNNNNNNNNNNNNNNNNNNNNNNNNNNNNNNNNNNNNNNNNNNNNNNNNNNNNNNNNNNNNNNNNNNNNNNNNNNNNNNNNNNNNNNNNNNNNNNNNNNNNNNNNNNNNNNNNNNNNNNNNNNNNNNNNNNNNNNNNNNNNNNNNNNNNNNNNNNNNNNNNNNNNNNNNNNNNNNNNNNNNNNNNNNNNNNNNNNNNNNNNNNNNNNNNNNNNNNNNNNNNNNNNNNNNNNNNNNNNNNNNNNNNNNNNNNNNNNNNNNNNNNNNNNNNNNNNNNNNNNNNNNNNNNNNNNNNNNNNNNNNNNNNNNNNNNNNNNNNNNNNNNNNNNNNNNNNNNNNNNNNNNNNNNNNNNNNNNNNNNNNNNNNNNNNNNNNNNNNNNNNNNNNNNNNNNNNNNNNNNNNNNNNNNNNNNNNNNNNNNNNNNNNNNNNNNNNNNNNNNNNNNNNNNNNNNNNNNNNNNNNNNNNNNNNNNNNNNNNNNNNNNNNNNNNNGGGACAGGGAGAACCAGAGGGACCGTCGCTGCCATCATCGTGCGTCGCCATTGAGCACACGGACGAAAGGGAGACGCGAGCAGTGAGCGAGAGGAAGCTTCGTCCTCGTCGCCGTTCCGTCGCCACCGTTGAAGCCAGCCTCGTCGTCATCACCGAAAGTGCGCTGTCGATTAGGGAAGGATGAAGAGGAATGCGAACGActagagaaagagaaagaagaagaacgcATGGTGGTGGGTGTTTTCCTTGCCGTTACCGTCGCAGTTGTTGAAGCTCACCGTCGCCGCTGTGAGAGACGCTCCTTGCTGGCGCTGCTACTAGGGGTTTGGAGAGAATGGCCCTGTTCTGCCTCTGCCTCTGGGTTCTGCAAGTTGCTAGAGTCCTCTGCCGCTGGGAACCAACACTGGAGCTGCCCTAAGGTAAACTAACCCCTTCAGTAATTTTAGTTTGGTAAACAAATTTCCAAATGAACTACCAATCATTGCTTTTGCTGTTTAATATTTGAATCTGGTCTAAAGCAAAGGTTGTTACGTTATGCAGCTAGTGCTTTGCTCTTTACTGAAAAGGGTGTTGATCCACATTCCTTGTTTCATGGAATCGGTAAGCACTGAAAAAATTTGTTTACTTAGGAATGCCCTGTTTGTTTGTATGGTCTTCAATTCTGAATGTAAATTTGCAACATGCATACTTTGGTTTTGGGACATCTGTAAAATAACTCAGTAAATTTGTTAAGATTCTATAGAGTTCCTTTAAAAGAAAAGCTTGCAGTTTGAGGGACTATAGCTAACTCTTGCAAACCATGAAAGAGAAGGGGACTCAACAGACAAAGGAAGGAGACCAAAAGCTTGCTGATGGTGGAACCATACTTATTGTGTTCATTAGACTGTGAACTAAAAGCTAATAGCATAGAACGTTACCATGATTTGGTTTTAAGCAACggttttttattgttgattaaATAATTGTACAAAAGAAACGCATAAAAACCGTTGCCAAAATGCTACACTTTAAAACCGTTCTATTAAATGGTCTTAGACAACGGTTTTTACAGTGTTGCTGAAAAACTTGCTGATGGTGGAACCATACTTATTGTGTTCATTAGACTATGAACTAAAAGCTAATAGCATAGAACTCGTACAAATAATAtcattttggatgtgttttaagTTAATCATGTTTacctttatttatttgaatctaGTTTTACTAATGCAAGTAAAATTATTGGATAGATTCATAACAAACAATAATGAGTTCTATCtagaaaaatagaattaaagaagaaaaaaaagtatgaaattgatatataagattttttttagaggACTGAATCAGGAATATATCTTGACATTTTTGGATATTTATAGCATAATTCTTCCACAGGGACCCTGGATTGGAAAGATTTCATTATGTAAAGCATTAGCTCAAAAATTATCGATTCGATTTAATTCAAGGTGCACTAACAACAcagttaaaattttaatacaacATCTTCCAATGAGACAAGtaaataaatgaacaaaaactCACCAGTTTATTTTTGTACTCAGATTCCCACAGTGCCAGCTTATTGAAGTGAATGCACATTCTTTATTGAGTAAATGGTTTTCTGAAAATGGCAAGCTGGTATGCATGTACAATATTTATTAGAAGTACCAATGCTTTGTAGTTGATGAATTTCCAATTTGTTATCACTTCAGAGGTTATTAATAGATGAACTGTTATTATGTTGTATTGTTGCACTGAATGCACAATTGTGTTTCCTTGTTGTTTAGGTTGCAAAACTTTTCCAAAAGATTCAAGAAATGGTAAAGAAGAAAGCAATCTAGTATTTGTTTTGATTGGTGaggcaaaacaaaatttaacttAATGCTATATGCTTGTCATGTATCCGCGTTGGGTTAAGTGTGTGGTCATGCAGATGAAGTCGAAAGCCTTGCTGCGGCCAGAAAAGCTGCTATATCCGGTTCAGATCCTTCAGATTCTATTCAGGTATACCAATCTCTCTGGTCCTTCCTGCAGGAAAATACCCCTTTTCTTCCCCActattcctttttttctttctatctgTTTTTGAATAGTGTGTGATAATgttaaatatcatttaaaaaaatgcaaCCGAGAGATGTTGGATTTTCTTGGGTATTTGCGTAGTGTGTTAATAATCTTTAAATATGAATATTTCAGGTTGTAAATGCATTACTAACTCAGATTGACAAGTTAAAATCATCTCCAAATGTGATAATCCTAACCACATCCAACATAACTACTACTATTGGTAAGCCTAAATCAAACTTCCATTCCTTCAATTATTAGCATTAGGCTTAACATTATATTCaatttgctaatttttttgtttacagGAAAATCATTATGAAGGAGAGAAAGAACTTAATCACACAAATTGTGAAGATCAAATACTAGAGAGTAAAAATCACCAATTTGTGAAGGTGATGAAGAATCTATTTACTATTGTAATATATCAATCTCTTTTCTTTATGATTAGATATGGTTATGACTTAGACTCTTATTATGTGATTTTAAAGTATCTTAGTTTATTTGACTTCTAAAATGATAAAATCTCTTTTATAGGTTACAAATATGTATGAATGTTATAGAAtactttaaaaatcaaatttgatggTAAATATTCAATTAGTTTTCTTTAGTAATTTGATTCAAATAATTAAGGTTATTTATCGACACTAAATCAAAAAAATAGTtggaatattaattttaatgcaaCATGAGAAAATtgttgtaaataaaaaaatatataactataaAAAACCGTTGTCAAAAGTCACAAAAGGAATGGTTTAAAACTGTTGCCAAAAAACGACACCAATGGTAACGCTTTAAAACCGTTGCCAAAAATGACACCAACGGTAACGCTTTAAAACCGTtgactttgtaaataataaaactaCAACAGTTTAAAACCGTTTGAAGTGAATGCACATTCTTTATTGAGTAAATGGTTTTCTGAAAATGGCAAGCTGGTATGCATGTACAATATTTATTAGAAGTACCAATGCTTTGTAGTTGATGAATTTCCAATTTGTTATCACTTCAGAGGTTATTAATAGATGAACTGTTATTATGTTGTATTGTTGCACTGAATGCACAATTGTGTTTCCTTGTTGTTTAGGTTGCAAAACTTTTCCAAAAGATTCAAGAAATGGTAAAGAAGAAAGCAATCTAGTATTTGTTTTGATTGGTGAGGCAGAACAAAATTTAACTTAATGCTATATGCTTGTCATGTATCCGCGTTGGGTTAAGTGTGTGGTCATGCAGATGAAGTCGAAAGCCTTGCTGCGGCCAGAAAAGCTGCTATATCCGGTTCAGATCCTTCATATTCTATTCGGGTATACCAATCTCTCTGGTCCTTCCTGCAGGAAAATACCCCTTTTCTTCCCCActattcctttttttctttctatctttttttGAATAGTGTGTGATAATgttaaatatcatttaaaaaaatgcaaCCGAGAGATGTTGGATTTTCTTGGGTATTTGCGTAGTGTGTTAATAATCTTTAAATATGAATATTTCAGGTTGTAAATGCATTACTAACTCAGATTGACAAGTTAAAATCATCTCCAAATGTGATAATCCTAACCACATCCAACATAACTACTACTATTGGTAAGCCTAAATCAAACTTCCAT harbors:
- the LOC107469515 gene encoding uncharacterized protein LOC107469515 isoform X4; protein product: MVVGVFLAVTVAVVEAHRRRCERRSLLALLLGVWREWPCSASASGFCKLLESSAAGNQHWSCPKLVLCSLLKRVLIHIPCFMESGPWIGKISLCKALAQKLSIRFNSRFPQCQLIEVNAHSLLSKWFSENGKLVAKLFQKIQEMCVVMQMKSKALLRPEKLLYPVQILHILFGL
- the LOC107469515 gene encoding uncharacterized protein LOC107469515 isoform X6, giving the protein MVVGVFLAVTVAVVEAHRRRCERRSLLALLLGVWREWPCSASASGFCKLLESSAAGNQHWSCPKLVLCSLLKRVLIHIPCFMESGPWIGKISLCKALAQKLSIRFNSRFPQCQLIEVNAHSLLSKWFSENGKLVAKLFQKIQEMMKSKALLRPEKLLYPVQILHILFGL
- the LOC107469515 gene encoding uncharacterized protein LOC107469515 isoform X2, with the protein product MVVGVFLAVTVAVVEAHRRRCERRSLLALLLGVWREWPCSASASGFCKLLESSAAGNQHWSCPKLVLCSLLKRVLIHIPCFMESGPWIGKISLCKALAQKLSIRFNSRFPQCQLIEVNAHSLLSKWFSENGKLVAKLFQKIQEMCVVMQMKSKALLRPEKLLYPVQILQILFRL
- the LOC107469515 gene encoding uncharacterized protein LOC107469515 isoform X7; its protein translation is MVVGVFLAVTVAVVEAHRRRCERRSLLALLLGVWREWPCSASASGFCKLLESSAAGNQHWSCPKLVLCSLLKRVLIHIPCFMESGPWIGKISLCKALAQKLSIRFNSRFPQCQLIEVNAHSLLSKWFSENGKLVAKLFQKIQEMMKSKALLRPEKLLYPVQILQILFRL